From Dasypus novemcinctus isolate mDasNov1 chromosome 8, mDasNov1.1.hap2, whole genome shotgun sequence, the proteins below share one genomic window:
- the LOC131279526 gene encoding endogenous retrovirus group K member 13-1 Env polyprotein-like isoform X1 has translation MLLLFQKMENKFGYLQRGLNPGMKRWGLLQLLMMVINGDFITMARRQRGVWIPVRLNQIWQSSPESQLLFHMAREILKCLKRFVGLIIAGILGLIGVIAAATIAIMALHETVQTQQYVHEWHKNASDLWHSQEYIDGELNSRVNNLESAVLHIGDQLYNLNLRGLKCDWNESNFCITPLAYNKSMFDWEKIKNHLIGHKGNMSLEIEELQKKILEMSHNQIYVAEDKDIFNDLISHINKFNPVDWWKSQHFLSALGIGLCVLILLLIVVACLGREICQRLHHVDAMGQANNLVLAKTLI, from the exons atgctcttattatttcagaaaatggagaacaaatttggctacctgcaaagaggattaaaccctggaatgaagagatggggtctcctgcaacttctgatgatggtgatc aatggagactTCATCACAATGGCTCGAAGGCAgcggggagtgtggattccagtgcgactgaaccaaatttggcaatcatcacctgagagtcaactgctgttccatatggctcgaGAAATCCTGAAGTGCTTGAAGCGATTTGTGGGACTGATAATAGCTGGCATCttaggactgattggtgtcattgcagctgccACTATAGCTATCATGGCCTTGCATGAGACagtgcagactcaacaatacgtgcatgaatggcataagaatgctagtgacttatggcatagtcaagaatatattgatggagaattaaacagtagagttaataatttagaatcagctgttttgcatattggagatcaattgtataatttaaacttaaggggattgaaatgtgattggaatgaaagtaacttttgtattactccacttgcttataataagtctatgtttgattgggaaaagattaaaaatcatttaataggtcataaaggtaatatgtcattagaaatagaagaattacagaaaaagatattagaaatgtctcataatcagatttatgtagctgaagataaggatatctttaatgatttaatttctcatattaataagtttaatccagtagattggtggaagtctcagcattttttatcagcattaggaataggactttgtgtattaatcttgttgcttattgtGGTTGCTTGTCTGGGACGAGAAATATgccaaagactgcaccatgttgacgcgatgggacaagctaataatttggtacttgctaaaaccctgatATAA
- the LOC131279526 gene encoding endogenous retrovirus group K member 13-1 Env polyprotein-like isoform X2: MENKFGYLQRGLNPGMKRWGLLQLLMMVINGDFITMARRQRGVWIPVRLNQIWQSSPESQLLFHMAREILKCLKRFVGLIIAGILGLIGVIAAATIAIMALHETVQTQQYVHEWHKNASDLWHSQEYIDGELNSRVNNLESAVLHIGDQLYNLNLRGLKCDWNESNFCITPLAYNKSMFDWEKIKNHLIGHKGNMSLEIEELQKKILEMSHNQIYVAEDKDIFNDLISHINKFNPVDWWKSQHFLSALGIGLCVLILLLIVVACLGREICQRLHHVDAMGQANNLVLAKTLI, encoded by the exons atggagaacaaatttggctacctgcaaagaggattaaaccctggaatgaagagatggggtctcctgcaacttctgatgatggtgatc aatggagactTCATCACAATGGCTCGAAGGCAgcggggagtgtggattccagtgcgactgaaccaaatttggcaatcatcacctgagagtcaactgctgttccatatggctcgaGAAATCCTGAAGTGCTTGAAGCGATTTGTGGGACTGATAATAGCTGGCATCttaggactgattggtgtcattgcagctgccACTATAGCTATCATGGCCTTGCATGAGACagtgcagactcaacaatacgtgcatgaatggcataagaatgctagtgacttatggcatagtcaagaatatattgatggagaattaaacagtagagttaataatttagaatcagctgttttgcatattggagatcaattgtataatttaaacttaaggggattgaaatgtgattggaatgaaagtaacttttgtattactccacttgcttataataagtctatgtttgattgggaaaagattaaaaatcatttaataggtcataaaggtaatatgtcattagaaatagaagaattacagaaaaagatattagaaatgtctcataatcagatttatgtagctgaagataaggatatctttaatgatttaatttctcatattaataagtttaatccagtagattggtggaagtctcagcattttttatcagcattaggaataggactttgtgtattaatcttgttgcttattgtGGTTGCTTGTCTGGGACGAGAAATATgccaaagactgcaccatgttgacgcgatgggacaagctaataatttggtacttgctaaaaccctgatATAA